A DNA window from uncultured Fibrobacter sp. contains the following coding sequences:
- a CDS encoding HD domain-containing protein — MEWNAAVKNQIESRQKDRERMLAPYACKSSDAIWLRNAEDDIRPSFFHDSDRIIHSYCYSRYIDKTQVFYLVENDHITHRVLHVQLVSKIARTIGRFLNLNEDLIEAISLGHDVGHTPFGHDGERIISGFLQEQGEGVFEHNVQSFRLFHDLEAYGKGLNLTAQVLDGIICHNGEILKNEYGCDRNKTPEKLLTEYRESLGGTFKSKDMVPMTLEGCVMRISDVIAYVGRDIEDAIILKLVKRDDLPKEITEVLGGTNKEIVNTLITDLVSNSIDKDSLSFSPAVFEALDRLKKWNYENIYHNPKKSSQDEKIKAMFRAVLEECLGELGSGRNVTTINHWFDSMSNEYKESTSKLRVVADYVSGMTDDYLMNVYREIVIPKSFGISFA, encoded by the coding sequence ATGGAATGGAATGCTGCCGTCAAGAATCAGATTGAATCTCGCCAGAAGGATAGGGAGCGGATGCTTGCCCCTTATGCCTGCAAGTCTTCGGATGCGATTTGGCTTCGAAATGCAGAAGACGATATCCGCCCGAGCTTTTTTCATGATTCGGATAGGATTATCCATTCCTATTGCTACAGCCGTTACATCGACAAGACGCAGGTGTTTTACCTTGTCGAAAATGACCACATCACGCACCGCGTGTTGCATGTGCAGCTGGTTTCCAAAATTGCGCGAACCATCGGGCGTTTCTTGAACTTGAACGAGGACTTGATCGAGGCGATTTCGTTGGGGCACGATGTTGGCCACACTCCTTTTGGACATGACGGTGAACGGATTATTTCGGGATTTTTGCAGGAGCAGGGCGAAGGCGTTTTTGAACACAACGTTCAAAGCTTTAGGCTGTTCCACGACCTCGAAGCGTACGGCAAGGGGCTGAACCTTACCGCACAGGTGCTCGACGGAATCATCTGTCACAACGGCGAAATTCTGAAAAATGAATATGGCTGCGATCGGAACAAGACTCCCGAAAAATTGCTGACGGAATACCGCGAAAGCCTAGGCGGAACCTTTAAATCAAAGGACATGGTCCCGATGACGTTAGAAGGTTGCGTCATGAGGATTTCGGACGTAATCGCCTACGTTGGCCGCGACATCGAGGATGCCATTATATTGAAACTGGTGAAGCGCGATGACCTCCCTAAGGAAATTACGGAAGTTCTTGGCGGTACAAATAAGGAGATTGTCAATACGCTCATTACGGACCTTGTCAGCAACAGCATCGACAAGGATTCACTTTCTTTTTCGCCAGCTGTTTTCGAGGCGCTCGACCGACTGAAAAAGTGGAATTACGAGAACATCTACCATAATCCGAAAAAGTCCTCGCAGGACGAAAAAATCAAGGCGATGTTCCGGGCGGTCCTGGAGGAATGTCTCGGGGAACTCGGTTCTGGTAGAAATGTCACTACGATTAATCACTGGTTCGATTCGATGAGCAATGAATATAAGGAGTCCACGTCGAAACTGCGCGTTGTCGCCGACTACGTTTCTGGAATGACTGATGACTACTTGATGAATGTCTATAGGGAAATCGTGATTCCCAAGTCGTTCGGAATCAGCTTTGCCTAA
- a CDS encoding MotA/TolQ/ExbB proton channel family protein → MLWQVHNPYQGPRACRGAEGSKGNVILEGASRLTGSRVALFATIFFLSVTSAFAWPWSGSGEKKASAEDQARIKDSLQLEEVRNLQREVDALTRIRLQKADSLEKLEAEHWRKRYAESQLTEEHQTASRELDARYSKLSTDLGRVSEEVAASKSLTEEAEEKAQSEESAYDALNTQVKLSVDKTLGDVMGDYPVGMNGRLIRLRQAAAEADKKVPNTIGAVQGFMDDLLIRHELTYTQSYGREVSQVGSRPDVKVNRLRLGTVFLGEVAQDNGDVQALLRSGALQGKVFEWNATLPPEMAGNVKQAVVQAGNAEGAATVVIPLDVLQNKAIKNAITDTKELTVTEQFKEFFKKGGIVMYPLMLVAIFALLLCLERFLVLSFRGHLGRRFLKKLNALVKESRYEDAANLCLKKETSLSLVLFAVLNRARDKREDAERSLQEAMLREQPKLERRMGLLAAMGTIAPLLGLLGTVTGIITLFTVITEVGTNDARVLAGGISEALVTTETGLVIAIPVMILHGLLSEKIEKVTSEMYVQSTSLLNRIFGKKD, encoded by the coding sequence GTGCTTTGGCAAGTTCACAACCCTTATCAAGGTCCCCGAGCTTGTCGAGGGGCCGAAGGGTCGAAGGGGAATGTCATCCTGGAAGGAGCTTCGCGACTGACGGGATCCAGAGTCGCATTATTTGCAACAATCTTTTTCCTTTCGGTGACATCTGCTTTTGCGTGGCCGTGGTCGGGTTCGGGCGAAAAGAAGGCCTCTGCCGAAGACCAGGCGCGAATCAAGGATTCCCTGCAGCTGGAAGAAGTTCGTAACTTGCAGCGCGAAGTGGATGCGCTTACCCGTATTCGTCTGCAGAAGGCCGATTCGCTTGAAAAGCTCGAAGCCGAACACTGGCGCAAGCGTTATGCCGAGTCGCAGCTGACCGAAGAACACCAGACGGCCTCGCGCGAACTCGACGCCCGCTATTCCAAGCTATCTACGGATTTGGGCCGCGTGAGCGAAGAGGTTGCGGCGAGTAAGAGTCTGACCGAAGAAGCCGAAGAAAAGGCTCAGTCCGAAGAATCCGCATACGATGCCTTGAATACGCAGGTGAAGCTTTCTGTCGACAAGACGCTTGGCGATGTCATGGGCGATTACCCGGTCGGTATGAACGGTCGCCTGATTAGGCTTAGGCAGGCTGCCGCCGAAGCGGACAAGAAGGTCCCGAATACCATCGGCGCCGTGCAGGGCTTTATGGATGACTTGCTGATTCGCCACGAACTGACGTATACGCAGTCTTACGGTCGCGAAGTTTCGCAAGTGGGGAGTCGCCCCGATGTGAAGGTGAACCGCTTGCGTCTGGGTACCGTGTTTCTTGGCGAAGTCGCACAGGATAATGGCGATGTGCAGGCGTTGCTCCGTTCTGGCGCCTTGCAGGGCAAGGTTTTCGAATGGAACGCTACGCTCCCGCCCGAAATGGCCGGTAACGTAAAGCAGGCTGTGGTGCAGGCCGGGAATGCCGAAGGTGCTGCGACAGTCGTGATTCCGCTGGACGTGCTCCAGAACAAGGCGATAAAGAATGCGATTACCGACACCAAGGAACTCACGGTGACTGAACAGTTCAAGGAATTCTTCAAGAAGGGCGGTATTGTGATGTACCCGCTCATGCTGGTGGCAATCTTTGCCTTGCTCCTTTGCTTGGAACGCTTCTTGGTGCTCTCTTTCCGCGGACATCTGGGTCGCCGCTTCCTCAAAAAGCTGAATGCGCTTGTCAAGGAATCCCGTTACGAAGATGCCGCAAACCTTTGCCTGAAAAAGGAAACGAGCCTTTCGCTGGTGCTATTTGCCGTGCTGAACCGCGCCCGCGACAAGCGTGAAGATGCTGAACGTTCGCTGCAAGAGGCAATGTTGCGAGAACAGCCGAAATTGGAACGCCGCATGGGCCTGTTGGCTGCCATGGGGACGATTGCCCCGCTGCTTGGCTTGCTCGGTACGGTGACCGGTATCATTACGTTGTTTACCGTGATTACCGAAGTCGGCACGAACGATGCCCGCGTCTTGGCTGGCGGCATTTCCGAAGCCCTGGTGACGACGGAAACGGGCTTGGTGATTGCCATTCCGGTGATGATTTTGCACGGCCTCTTGAGCGAAAAGATTGAAAAGGTCACGAGCGAAATGTATGTGCAGAGCACCTCGCTTTTGAACCGAATCTTCGGGAAGAAGGATTAA
- a CDS encoding DUF3450 family protein, which yields MKHLKISSFAPFVLVVLLFSGAAFADREAEIRDLKLEKDKLNSEIQKLNRQIASTDSMLKADDSRYKTLQARYKADTERRRNEIDTLNAKIRNVAASLQTERNKQARAKNKSDNVAAKRKALRAELVGISKRLEAQVAQTLPWERESRLDRVKSLTRDIESGNASEEEAFSRLKSLVAEETKFGDEVAIINSPLTRKDGELINAAILRIGNQWMVYSDDNGTVFGTLVRKMVDGKIVYEWNEDLNLEERAAVKLALDVKQAKKPPQVVKLPVSLSVVGGER from the coding sequence ATGAAACATTTGAAAATATCGTCCTTTGCGCCTTTTGTGCTTGTGGTGCTCCTGTTTTCGGGGGCTGCGTTTGCCGACCGTGAAGCCGAAATTCGCGATCTGAAACTCGAAAAAGACAAGCTGAATTCCGAGATTCAGAAACTGAACCGCCAGATTGCCTCGACCGATTCGATGCTCAAGGCGGATGATTCCCGCTACAAGACGTTGCAGGCCCGCTACAAGGCCGATACGGAACGCCGTCGCAACGAAATCGATACCCTGAACGCAAAAATCAGGAACGTGGCCGCTAGTTTGCAGACGGAACGTAACAAACAGGCCCGTGCAAAAAACAAGAGTGACAACGTGGCTGCAAAGCGCAAGGCGTTGCGTGCGGAACTCGTTGGCATTAGCAAGCGTTTAGAGGCGCAAGTCGCGCAGACGCTTCCCTGGGAACGCGAAAGCAGGCTAGACCGCGTCAAATCGCTCACCCGCGATATCGAAAGCGGTAACGCCAGCGAAGAAGAAGCCTTTTCTCGCCTCAAGTCGCTTGTAGCCGAAGAAACCAAGTTCGGCGACGAGGTGGCGATTATCAACAGTCCGCTGACCCGTAAAGACGGCGAACTCATTAATGCTGCGATTCTACGCATCGGTAACCAGTGGATGGTTTACAGCGACGACAATGGCACCGTTTTCGGAACGCTCGTGCGCAAGATGGTAGATGGCAAGATCGTCTACGAATGGAACGAAGATTTGAATTTGGAAGAACGTGCTGCGGTAAAGCTCGCGCTCGACGTGAAGCAGGCGAAAAAGCCGCCTCAGGTCGTGAAGCTGCCCGTAAGCCTTTCTGTGGTGGGGGGTGAAAGATAA
- a CDS encoding LD-carboxypeptidase: protein MNFTKKSQNRIPNSRMTSSWKGATVALSLAMALAACSNDTLDVSSAVTSGTSSNKEIITERTAPAFLKKGDKIALISPSYTTPDSTVKATADVIKKWGFTPVIGKNVDKLDAGKYAGTVEERAADFTNALKDTSIKAILCNRGGYGTIQLVDLVEPKLIKENPKWVIGYSDITTLHAMQTEAGVMSIHGTMSSSIAKTGGKDENSTLLRDLLKGEVPTYKVPKHKYNQNGKAEGILVGGNMSTFVPLIGTSDIDVFQNDGIILFMEEIGENLRNIDRMFHSIELHGVMENVKGVILGEFVDSGTDLDYESTEAMLSQYLEKYDIPVMCGFPAGHDDVNLPLVMGAKVKMNVSSKGATLAFDIDGKKKEVETSKLTSQTKSSKALLKMLSGKTFAVEE, encoded by the coding sequence ATGAATTTCACAAAGAAATCGCAGAACCGGATTCCGAACTCCAGAATGACTTCATCTTGGAAGGGAGCCACCGTAGCCCTGTCACTTGCCATGGCCCTCGCGGCCTGCAGCAACGACACCCTGGACGTGTCTTCGGCAGTGACTTCAGGAACAAGTTCCAACAAAGAAATCATCACGGAACGCACGGCTCCGGCCTTCCTGAAAAAAGGGGACAAGATCGCCCTCATTTCGCCCTCTTATACCACACCCGATTCCACCGTCAAGGCAACCGCCGATGTCATCAAGAAATGGGGTTTTACCCCCGTCATCGGGAAAAACGTAGACAAGCTTGACGCGGGCAAGTATGCGGGCACCGTCGAGGAACGCGCCGCCGACTTTACCAACGCACTCAAGGATACAAGTATCAAGGCCATTCTCTGCAACCGCGGCGGTTATGGCACCATCCAGCTGGTGGACCTCGTCGAACCTAAGCTTATCAAGGAAAATCCCAAGTGGGTCATCGGCTACAGCGACATCACGACGCTGCACGCCATGCAGACTGAAGCGGGCGTCATGAGCATTCACGGCACCATGAGCTCAAGCATCGCAAAGACCGGCGGCAAAGATGAAAACAGTACGCTCCTGCGCGACCTGCTCAAGGGCGAAGTTCCTACATACAAGGTTCCCAAGCATAAGTACAACCAGAACGGAAAAGCCGAAGGCATTCTCGTAGGCGGCAACATGTCGACCTTCGTCCCGCTTATCGGAACTTCCGACATAGACGTTTTCCAGAACGACGGCATTATCCTCTTCATGGAAGAAATCGGCGAAAACCTGCGCAACATCGACCGCATGTTCCATTCGATTGAACTGCACGGTGTCATGGAGAACGTGAAGGGCGTTATCCTCGGCGAATTCGTCGATTCCGGCACCGACCTCGACTACGAAAGCACCGAGGCCATGCTCTCCCAGTACCTCGAGAAATACGACATTCCCGTCATGTGCGGTTTCCCGGCTGGCCACGACGACGTGAACCTTCCGCTCGTGATGGGCGCAAAGGTCAAAATGAATGTTTCCAGCAAGGGCGCCACGCTCGCCTTCGACATCGACGGGAAAAAGAAAGAAGTCGAAACAAGCAAGCTAACGTCACAGACAAAGTCTTCCAAGGCGCTTCTCAAGATGCTTTCGGGCAAGACGTTTGCCGTCGAAGAATAA